A window of Calonectris borealis chromosome 3, bCalBor7.hap1.2, whole genome shotgun sequence contains these coding sequences:
- the ABRACL gene encoding costars family protein ABRACL isoform X1 → MPNNSPTTMNVEHEISLLVEEIRRLGTKNADGQVSVKFGVLFADEKCANLFEALVGTLKAAKRRKIVTYQGELLLQGVHDNVDIMLLQD, encoded by the exons acCACAATGAATGTGGAACATGAAATTAGCCTCTTAGTTGAGGAGATTCGGCGGTTGGGAACCAAAA ATGCTGATGGACAAGTAAGCGTGAAATTTGGTGTGCTCTTTGCTGATGAAAAGTGTGCCAACCTCTTTGAAGCCCTAGTGGGAACTCTTAAGGCTGCAAAACGACGGAAGATTGTCACTTATCAAGGGGAGCTACTTTTACAAGGTGTTCATGACAACGTTGATATCATGCTACTGCAGGACTGA
- the ABRACL gene encoding costars family protein ABRACL isoform X2 translates to MNVEHEISLLVEEIRRLGTKNADGQVSVKFGVLFADEKCANLFEALVGTLKAAKRRKIVTYQGELLLQGVHDNVDIMLLQD, encoded by the exons ATGAATGTGGAACATGAAATTAGCCTCTTAGTTGAGGAGATTCGGCGGTTGGGAACCAAAA ATGCTGATGGACAAGTAAGCGTGAAATTTGGTGTGCTCTTTGCTGATGAAAAGTGTGCCAACCTCTTTGAAGCCCTAGTGGGAACTCTTAAGGCTGCAAAACGACGGAAGATTGTCACTTATCAAGGGGAGCTACTTTTACAAGGTGTTCATGACAACGTTGATATCATGCTACTGCAGGACTGA